One region of Quercus lobata isolate SW786 chromosome 2, ValleyOak3.0 Primary Assembly, whole genome shotgun sequence genomic DNA includes:
- the LOC115974402 gene encoding uncharacterized protein LOC115974402, with protein sequence MARLDVTGFLLLAVFISATAETQIVRASLGSQNESRMARSPISGAVVQIQEAENSSKNSKPYNFSYYGVLNPGGPDPDHNSSPATNLNSTASSYGDPDHDNIKRAREATNSSATNLNSTSSSYGDPDHDNIKRAREVTNSSATNLLISSDSMLISYVIVLVVTLLLQQ encoded by the exons ATGGCAAGGTTGGATGTTACTGGGTTCCTTTTGTTGGCTGTGTTCATTTCCGCCACAGCAGAGACACAAATCGTCCGTGCTTCTTTAGGGAGCCAGAATGAGTCGCGAATGGCTCGATCCCCAATTTCAGGCGCTGTGGTTCAAATTCAAGAAGCTGAAAATTcctctaaaaattcaaaaccctataATTTCTCATATTATGGGGTGCTGAATCCAGGTGGGCCGGACCCCGATCATAACAGTTCCCCCGCTACCAATCTCAATTCAACCGCTTCATCTTATGGGGACCCAGATCATGACAATATCAAGAGGGCAAGAGAAGCTACCAACTCCTCCGCTACCAATCTCAATTCAACCTCTTCATCTTATGGGGACCCAGATCATGACAATATCAAGAGGGCAAGAGAAGTTACCAATTCCTCAGCTAC CAATCTTCTCATTTCAAGTGACTCCATGTTGATCTCTTATGTCATTGTTCTGGTTGTAACTCTTCTACTGCAGCaatga